The genomic interval TTTGCTTCGCCTTTTGCAAATCGCTTGCATAACCTACGCCAAAAATCAAATCCATACGACGCGTTGCATTTGCATTCACATTGATAATAGGCGCACTGACAATACTAGAATTTGGTAAAACCACCACTTGATTATCTGGAGTGGTGAGCTTAGTTTGAAACAAATTAATAGAATCTACTTTACCCGTAATAGAGCCAACAGAAATCGTATCTCCTTTGTTGAAATGACGCAAAACCACGAGTAAGATTCCACTTGCAAGATTGGATAAAGAATCTTTCAAAGAAAGAGCAATTGCCAAACCTGCAGTTCCTAAAACTGCAATAATAGAGGTTGTTTTCACACCCAAATTTGAAAGCGCAGTGATAAAGGTCAAAATCAAAACTGCGACAAAAACAACATTTTTTAGAAATTCTCCTAATGTTTCATCTTTTGTTGCTTTAATCACAGCTTTTGAAATATATTTTGACAGAATCCTAGAGAGATAATATCCAATAACCAAAATAAACAATGCACTAATAAAATTAGGCAAAAAGCCAAAAAACCAATTTTCAAATCTCTCATAAACTAAAAATAATTTTGCTTCCATACAACTCCTTTCAAGAATGCGTGTAAAATCCTAAGCACTGCTTTCCCTCAACAAACATTTCTTTCACAACGCCATAAAAAATCCAATCATTATAAGGCGAATCGGGATTATCCATTACACAAGTTTCTTTTGGATCTATCAAAATCAAATCCGCATCGTAACCTTCCGCAATCAATCCTTTTTCGCTAAAACCTAACGCACGAGCTGGATTCAAGCTTAAAATCTTGCTTAACTCGCTTAAGTTCATACGCTCATTTTTAACAAATAATGTATAACACATCGGCACGAAACATTCAATCATATCTATACCAAAGGCAGCTTCTTCAAAGGCAAGGTCTTTTTGCGCTTGAGACTTCGCAGATTGCAAAGAAGTAATCAACTCAATCTCTCCTCTTTTGACTCTTTTTAGCAATTTTGTGCGCGTAGATTCGGACTTCAAAGGTGGCTTGATTTTTGCTGCGGTGTTATAATGATTGCATAGATTCTCTGTTAGCATTAGATGGTGAATGGAGGTTTGCAAAAAAAGGTGTGGGGTCTTGGTTTTGGAAATAGATTTGAGATGAATATTTTTGACTTCCTCAATAATTTCTACACTGCGCTCTGTTGCGAGAGCCAAAAAAACTGCTTTTACACCCATAAATCTTGCAACCTCACTCATTTGCGCAACCTCTTTTGTTTCACTTAAGGTTGGAATGGCGGGCAATCCAAGTCTTGAGGAAAGCTCTCCGTCATTCATCACTCCATTTGCGCTTAGCGATTCGTCCTCACAAGAAAAAAACATCGGCACATCAAACATTAGTGCAAATTCGCAAGCACGTCTTAGCAGATTGCCATCAATGTTGGATTTTGCAAAGATACCTTTCGCTCCTTTCTTATGCAGAATCGCAAGTTCATTTAAAGACTTTGGATTTTCTACATTCACGGCGTCTGAAATGCCCAAAATTTGCGCCTTAAACTCATCTTTCAATGCGTGGAGT from Helicobacter ganmani carries:
- a CDS encoding mechanosensitive ion channel family protein; its protein translation is MEAKLFLVYERFENWFFGFLPNFISALFILVIGYYLSRILSKYISKAVIKATKDETLGEFLKNVVFVAVLILTFITALSNLGVKTTSIIAVLGTAGLAIALSLKDSLSNLASGILLVVLRHFNKGDTISVGSITGKVDSINLFQTKLTTPDNQVVVLPNSSIVSAPIINVNANATRRMDLIFGVGYASDLQKAKQILEEILEQEEIVLKEPAPVIGVNALNASSVDLIVRFWVRSENYFTANIAMQQKVKLRFDAEGIEIPYNKLDINLNQSMGTNP
- a CDS encoding amidohydrolase family protein yields the protein MIIKGAMVCDANGEQRGDVRIEKGKIVAVERSIMPKSGEEVLGADNLILLPGAIDLNTRVSNSILSKENLLKLSCKAALGGISQAVLIPDCKPTSSSELGLELLHALKDEFKAQILGISDAVNVENPKSLNELAILHKKGAKGIFAKSNIDGNLLRRACEFALMFDVPMFFSCEDESLSANGVMNDGELSSRLGLPAIPTLSETKEVAQMSEVARFMGVKAVFLALATERSVEIIEEVKNIHLKSISKTKTPHLFLQTSIHHLMLTENLCNHYNTAAKIKPPLKSESTRTKLLKRVKRGEIELITSLQSAKSQAQKDLAFEEAAFGIDMIECFVPMCYTLFVKNERMNLSELSKILSLNPARALGFSEKGLIAEGYDADLILIDPKETCVMDNPDSPYNDWIFYGVVKEMFVEGKQCLGFYTHS